In Dama dama isolate Ldn47 chromosome X, ASM3311817v1, whole genome shotgun sequence, one genomic interval encodes:
- the TMEM187 gene encoding transmembrane protein 187, with translation MKPESGQALFHVALVSCLCVATVHTGIFERVSVQVGYEHYAEAPVTSLPAFLAMPFNSLINMAYVFLGVYWLRSQACAPGGLAERQRARYLKDVFAGMALVYGPVQWLHIGMQTRPTAVLDQWLTLPIFAWPVAWCLCLDRGWKPWLFLAVEGLSLCSYSLALLHPRGFELALGLHIAAAVGQALHTQGCHGDTSSGTYLALGVLSCLGFVVLKLYDHELTQWRLFQQLTGHFWSKVCDVLQFHFAFLFLTHLHTCRRCPPMEKMRSSVGRRGL, from the coding sequence ATGAAGCCTGAGTCGGGGCAGGCCCTCTTCCACGTGGCCCTGGTCAGCTGCCTCTGCGTGGCCACCGTCCACACTGGTATTTTTGAACGTGTCTCTGTCCAAGTGGGCTATGAGCACTACGCAGAAGCCCCAGTCACCAGCCTCCCTGCCTTCCTGGCCATGCCCTTCAACTCCCTCATTAACATGGCCTACGTTTTCCTGGGGGTGTACTGGCTGCGGAGCCAGGCCTGTGCCCCGGGAGGCCTCGCAGAGAGGCAGAGGGCTCGCTACCTGAAGGACGTCTTCGCAGGCATGGCCCTGGTCTATGGCCCAGTCCAGTGGCTGCACATCGGGATGCAGACACGGCCCACTGCTGTGCTGGACCAGTGGCTCACCTTACCTATCTTCGCATGGCCAGTGGCCTGGTGCCTCTGCCTGGACAGGGGCTGGAAGCCCTGGCTTTTCCTGGCTGTCGAGGGCCTCTCCCTGTGCAGTTACAGCCTGGCCCTGCTGCACCCCCGTGGGTTTGAGTTGGCGCTGGGCCTGCACATTGCAGCTGCCGTGGGCCAGGCCCTGCACACCCAGGGGTGCCACGGCGACACTTCCTCGGGAACTTACTTGGCTCTGGGCGTGCTCTCCTGCCTCGGCTTTGTGGTCCTCAAGCTTTATGACCATGAGCTCACGCAGTGGCGTCTCTTCCAGCAGCTCACAGGCCACTTCTGGTCCAAAGTCTGTGACGTGCTTCAGTTCCACTTTGCCTTCCTGTTCCTAACCCACTTACACACCTGCCGAAGATGCCCGCCTATGGAGAAGATGCGTTCAAGTGTGGGAAGAAGGGGCTTATGA